A region from the Desulfomonile tiedjei genome encodes:
- a CDS encoding ABC transporter ATP-binding protein, translating into MAESLLEIRKLNKNFGGLLATNSVDFVMNRDEVVGLIGPNGAGKTTLLRLIMGILRPDSGNIRYKGTDIGGRKTWDIVNMGIASTFQNMRPFRRLPIIANVMVSCLCPRAMKKGEWVKRIESKAMDALEFAGISDMALEKASTLSQGDLKRLEVARAIATEPELLLLDEPFGGLSPAETDLMAKSIKRLHKGGRFGRLHSEGPAMIIVEHKLQQLMKIVDRIVVLSFGTVIADGKPEEVVRNREVIEAYFGEGGI; encoded by the coding sequence ATGGCCGAGTCCCTGCTCGAAATCAGAAAACTCAATAAGAACTTCGGTGGGCTTTTGGCAACCAACAGTGTCGACTTCGTCATGAACCGCGACGAGGTTGTTGGTCTCATCGGTCCTAACGGAGCGGGCAAGACCACCTTGCTGCGGTTAATCATGGGCATTCTTAGACCCGATTCGGGAAACATCCGTTACAAGGGCACGGATATCGGGGGTCGTAAGACATGGGACATTGTAAACATGGGGATTGCCTCTACGTTTCAGAACATGAGGCCGTTTAGACGATTACCGATCATTGCGAATGTGATGGTTTCGTGTTTGTGCCCGCGCGCCATGAAAAAGGGTGAATGGGTGAAGAGGATCGAATCCAAGGCGATGGATGCCCTGGAATTTGCAGGCATCTCTGACATGGCGCTTGAAAAGGCTTCCACACTCTCCCAGGGAGATCTGAAGCGCCTGGAAGTTGCACGGGCAATAGCTACCGAACCTGAACTGCTCCTCCTGGATGAACCGTTCGGCGGCCTCAGTCCGGCAGAAACGGACCTCATGGCAAAATCCATCAAGAGGCTTCACAAAGGGGGACGGTTCGGCCGGCTCCATAGTGAAGGCCCGGCGATGATCATTGTGGAACACAAACTGCAGCAACTCATGAAGATCGTGGACCGCATTGTGGTACTCAGTTTCGGCACCGTCATTGCCGATGGGAAGCCGGAAGAGGTTGTGCGGAACCGGGAAGTAATAGAAGCGTATTTCGGGGAAGGAGGCATTTGA
- a CDS encoding ABC transporter ATP-binding protein: MIINDLSMNVAQGELVSLVGPNGAGKTTVLRAMTGLVAWEKESLRGTVGGEVTLKGEVAFDGERIDTLPAHEIVKKGLIHCPERRRPFREMTVLENLMAGGYLVKDKAEIRSNLEKVYELFPILHGRAGQVAGTLSGGEQQMLAIGRALMFHPKLLCIDEPSTGLAPIMRAEVFKKIEEICKLGITVLLVEQEVSTVFKMASRNYVLSSGKIIAEGSGADLLQDEVIRKTYLGL; encoded by the coding sequence ATGATTATCAACGATCTCTCCATGAATGTGGCTCAGGGCGAACTCGTTAGCCTTGTCGGTCCCAATGGCGCCGGGAAAACCACTGTCCTCAGGGCCATGACCGGACTGGTGGCATGGGAAAAGGAGAGCCTTCGAGGCACCGTGGGAGGGGAAGTCACCCTGAAAGGTGAGGTGGCTTTCGATGGCGAGCGAATAGACACCCTTCCTGCACATGAGATTGTGAAGAAAGGTCTGATCCATTGCCCTGAAAGACGCAGACCGTTCAGGGAAATGACCGTGCTGGAGAATCTCATGGCCGGCGGCTATCTGGTGAAGGATAAGGCTGAGATTCGGAGCAATCTGGAAAAAGTCTATGAGTTATTTCCCATTCTTCATGGCCGCGCGGGTCAAGTCGCCGGTACCTTATCCGGCGGGGAACAGCAAATGCTGGCCATAGGCCGCGCTTTGATGTTTCATCCTAAGCTTCTGTGCATCGATGAACCTTCCACCGGACTGGCGCCCATTATGCGAGCAGAGGTCTTTAAGAAAATTGAAGAGATCTGCAAGCTGGGAATAACCGTGCTCTTGGTGGAACAGGAGGTGAGCACAGTCTTTAAGATGGCTTCCCGCAACTATGTGCTATCATCGGGAAAAATCATCGCCGAAGGATCTGGAGCCGACTTGCTCCAGGATGAAGTCATTCGTAAAACTTACCTGGGGCTTTAA
- a CDS encoding ABC transporter substrate-binding protein: protein MYKTRTVILLILATLLLLPPATVVSAEEDLTIASVLPLTGPYGPAGVQGAAAQKDCVAIINDEGGINGKKLKYVIEDGQYKIDVAMAAFRKIMANDNPMVFFGESTEQAKTIAPEMKNTYKMLFGTAGSSSELADTAMNPYSFVTGPTYGDQFGILLKYIAKEKPGAKVAFFYSDTEFGKDPIKFGRLMCGRLRLKLVSEGVVPPGSKDLSAQIGDLKKTDPDYVIFQGFLYEPVPQVIKACRDLGMKCKFMGTFYGSSKWILDKLGPLAEGYYGISPYMWWWDDDVPTIKKIKDYTAKNYPDVKFRDLNYTRGFMSVLIAAECMRRADKAGELNREGVAKALQTIKNFDSGGLSAPWTVRNNRFPVAKVWSANPEKGIYEPASEWIRLDKYD, encoded by the coding sequence ATGTACAAGACGCGAACTGTGATTCTTTTAATCCTTGCGACGCTTTTGTTGCTTCCTCCGGCCACAGTGGTATCCGCGGAGGAAGATTTAACAATCGCGTCGGTGCTGCCCTTGACCGGACCCTACGGCCCCGCGGGCGTACAGGGCGCAGCCGCGCAAAAGGATTGCGTGGCCATCATTAACGACGAGGGGGGAATCAACGGCAAGAAGCTCAAATATGTGATTGAGGACGGCCAGTACAAGATTGACGTGGCGATGGCCGCGTTTCGGAAGATCATGGCCAACGACAATCCCATGGTATTTTTCGGTGAAAGCACCGAACAGGCCAAAACGATCGCTCCGGAGATGAAGAACACCTACAAGATGCTCTTCGGCACCGCGGGCTCTTCCAGCGAGCTTGCCGACACGGCCATGAATCCTTATTCGTTCGTTACCGGTCCCACCTACGGTGACCAATTCGGAATACTTCTGAAGTATATTGCCAAAGAAAAGCCGGGAGCGAAGGTCGCTTTTTTCTACAGCGACACCGAATTCGGGAAGGACCCCATCAAGTTCGGCCGGCTTATGTGCGGCAGGCTGCGACTCAAGCTGGTGTCGGAAGGGGTGGTTCCGCCGGGCTCGAAGGATCTGTCCGCACAGATCGGCGATTTGAAAAAAACCGATCCCGATTATGTGATTTTCCAGGGATTCCTGTACGAACCAGTGCCTCAAGTGATTAAGGCTTGTAGGGACCTGGGCATGAAATGCAAATTCATGGGCACATTCTATGGGTCATCCAAGTGGATCCTGGACAAGCTCGGTCCCTTGGCCGAGGGTTACTACGGCATCAGCCCTTACATGTGGTGGTGGGACGATGACGTGCCCACGATCAAAAAGATCAAGGACTACACGGCGAAAAACTACCCGGACGTGAAGTTCAGGGACCTTAATTACACGCGCGGCTTTATGTCCGTACTCATCGCCGCCGAGTGTATGCGACGCGCGGACAAAGCCGGAGAGTTGAACCGTGAAGGCGTGGCAAAAGCCTTGCAGACCATCAAGAATTTCGATTCCGGAGGCCTTTCCGCACCTTGGACTGTCCGTAACAATAGGTTTCCCGTGGCTAAAGTGTGGTCCGCCAACCCGGAGAAAGGTATCTACGAACCCGCGTCCGAATGGATCAGACTCGACAAGTATGATTGA